From Watersipora subatra chromosome 2, tzWatSuba1.1, whole genome shotgun sequence, one genomic window encodes:
- the LOC137388351 gene encoding general transcription factor II-I repeat domain-containing protein 2-like translates to MASARKIRKVDKENRRFNEAWTNLYFFVESNAKCLCLICGETVAVLKAENVKRHYTLKHASTHNRYEGDQRKEKALLLQKNLVSQQNIFRKVDDESKKYAKVSFVIAEKIARNMKPFSEGDFVKECITSAIKILCPEKEKAIKCVSLSRNTITRRIEELAKNTKMQLNELCKNFETYSIAIDESTDITDTPQLAIFVRGVDSTFNITEELLALCPMKGNCTGAAVFKEIDTALEKAGLTYDRLVGIATDGAPAMIGKEQGLRGFIQRKLESLNVSKDQILWYHCIIHQESLCSKIFKFDHVMDNVVKAVNFIRSRALNHRQFRNFLDEINAEFSGIPYFTEIRWLSRGRTLKRFYDIREHVAAFLEAKGNLCINFDDDKWMNDFSFLVDITDKLNELNVRLQGKEKLIHNLFGEVTAFQKKLDLWIAQIADSNYAHFPCLQKQSHISTMNREFFVSELKRMQEEFARRFKDFRACEDQLKFFSMPFDVDPADAPVELQMELNELQSDFDVKSQFLNRNLMDFYKYGLPHTQFPNLTCYAKRFLVLFGSTWMCEYLFSRMQLIKSNKRNSLSDAHLEDELRLALTNIPADIEKLLDDSKQFQVSH, encoded by the coding sequence ATGGCGTCGGCTAGAAAAATCAGAAAAGTAGACAAGGAGAATCGCAGGTTTAACGAAGCATGGACAAATTTGTATTTCTTTGTGGAATCAAATGCAaaatgtctttgtctgatctgTGGTGAAACAGTCGCAGTTCTAAAAGCTGAAAATGTGAAACGGCATTACACATTAAAGCACGCTTCGACCCATAATCGTTATGAAGGAGATCAACGCAAGGAGAAAGCACTTTTACTTCAAAAGAATTTAGTCTCACAACAGAACATTTTTCGGAAAGTAGATGATGAATCGAAAAAGTACGCCAAAGTGAGTTTCGTCATTGCTGAAAAGATTGCACGCAACATGAAACCTTTTTCGGAAGGAGATTTTGTCAAAGAATGTATCACCTCGGCGATTAAAATTCTGTGCCCAGAGAAAGAGAAAGCTATAAAATGTGTTAGCTTGTCGCGTAATACAATAACCCGAAGGATTGAAGAACTGGCCAAAAATACGAAAATGCAGTTGAACGAACTTTGTAAAAACTTCGAAACTTACAGCATTGCCATCGACGAATCTACTGACATTACTGATACACCACAACTGGCGATTTTCGTGAGAGGTGTTGATTCAACTTTTAATATCACTGAAGAATTACTTGCTCTATGCCCCATGAAAGGAAATTGCACGGGTGCTGCTGTTTTCAAAGAAATCGACACTGCACTCGAAAAGGCGGGACTGACTTATGATCGTCTGGTGGGAATTGCTACCGATGGTGCACCGGCCATGATCGGCAAGGAGCAAGGCTTGCGTGGTTTCATCCAAAGAAAACTGGAATCCCTGAATGTGAGTAAAGACCAAATATTGTGGTACCATTGCATTATACATCAGGAATCACTTTGCTCCAAAATCTTTAAGTTTGATCACGTCATGGATAATGTCGTGAAAGCTGTCAACTTCATTAGGAGTCGTGCATTGAATCATCGACAGTTTCGAAATTTTCTCGATGAGATAAACGCCGAATTTTCTGGCATTCCTTACTTTACCGAGATCAGGTGGCTCAGCCGTGGACGTACTTTGAAACGCTTTTACGATATTCGAGAACATGTGGCAGCATTTCTTGAAGCAAAAGGAAATTTATGCATCAATTTTGATGACGACAAATGGATGAATGATTTTTCTTTTCTGGTGGACATTACAGACAAACTGAATGAGTTGAATGTGCGGTTACAAGGAAAAGAAAAACTCATCCATAATTTGTTTGGGGAGGTGACAGCTTTCCAAAAGAAACTGGATTTGTGGATTGCTCAAATTGCTGACAGCAATTATGCCCACTTTCCTTGCCTTCAGAAACAGTCGCACATTTCAACCATGAACCGGGAATTCTTTGTGAGTGAGTTAAAACGGATGCAGGAAGAATTTGCCAGGAGATTTAAGGATTTCCGTGCTTGTGAAGACcagctgaaatttttttcaatgccTTTTGACGTGGATCCTGCTGATGCCCCCGTTGAGCTTCAAATGGAATTGAATGAATTACAAAGTGATTTTGATGTCAAGAGTCAATTTTTAAATAGGAATCTGATGGACTTCTACAAATACGGTCTGCCTCACACTCAATTTCCAAATCTTACATGCTACGCAAAACGCTTTCTCGTTTTGTTCGGTTCGACATGGATGTGTGAATATCTCTTCAGTCGCATGCAATTAATAAAATCGAACAAAAGAAATTCTTTGAGTGACGCTCACCTCGAAGATGAACTCCGACTGGCCTTAACAAATATTCCGGCAGACATCGAAAAGCTTCTTGATGACTCGAAACAATTTCAAGTTTCTCACTGA